The Taeniopygia guttata chromosome 4A, bTaeGut7.mat, whole genome shotgun sequence genome has a segment encoding these proteins:
- the SLC16A2 gene encoding monocarboxylate transporter 8 isoform X2: MMLQSDLGEEKKDPALEFKTAWVGSLAMGMIFFCSPIVSIFTDRIGCRTTAAMGATIAFIGLLSSSFTKSLEVRYFTYGILFGCGSSFAFQPSLVILGHYFKRRLGLANGIVAGGSCLISVPLPFFLKMVGGAIGLAHTFQVLSALMLIQIFLSMTYRPILTPSCDPQHDGRHKLGSRSMRQQCWAQTRKYFNLRVFRRKTYRIWAFGIATAVLGYLVPYMNLVKYVEKRFQETKKDWILLVCLGAMSGLGRLVSGRIGDCIPGLKKIYLQVASFMLLGLLCMMIPQCQGFEGVIVICLFLGLCDGFFTTIMAPIAFELVGPMQASQAIGYLMGLMAVPMTAGTPIAGYLNDYFGNYDAAFYFAGVPPIIGGLVLSVVPLVHQRMLKKQRLDSGKDKMLVSEAVVNGELLPGCPASEAHM, from the exons cATGGGTTGGCTCCCTGGCCATgggaatgatttttttctgctcccCCATCGTCAGCATCTTCACCGACCGGATCGGCTGCAGGACCACGGCGGCCATGGGAGCTACCATCGCCTTCATCgggctcctctccagctccttcacCAA GTCCCTGGAAGTGCGTTATTTCACATATGGGATCCTCTTTGGCTGTGGCAGCTCCTTCGCCTTCCAGCCCTCGCTGGTCATCCTCGGTCACTACTTCAAGCGCCGCCTGGGCCTGGCCAACGGCATCGTGGCCGGGGGCAGCTGCCTCATCTCCGTGCCGCTCcccttcttcctgaagatggtCGGGGGTGCCATTGGGCTGGCACACACTTTCCAAGTACTCAGTGCCTTAATGCTCATCCAGATCTTCTTGTCCATGACCTACCGGCCCATCCTGACGCCTTCTTGTGACCCTCAGCACGACGGGCGCCACAAGCTGGGCAGCCGGAGCatgaggcagcagtgctgggcccAGACCCGCAAGTATTTCAACCTGAGGGTTTTCCGGAGAAAGACCTATCGGATTTGGGCCTTTGGGATCGCCACTGCTGTCCTGGGATACCTCGTACCTTACATGAACCTG GTCAAATACGTGGAGAAGCGATTTCAGGAAACCAAAAAGGACTGGATCCTCCTGGTTTGCCTCGGGGCCATGTCGGGGCTGGGGCGCTTGGTTTCAGGCCGCATTGGCGACTGCATTCCCGGGCTGAAGAAGATTTACCTGCAG GTTGCGTCCTTCATGCTGTTGGGCCTCCTGTGCATGATGATCCCGCAGTGCCAAGGCTTTGAGGGCGTCATTGTCATCTGCCTCTTCCTTGGCCTCTGTGACGGCTTCTTCACCACCATCATGGCCCCCATCGCCTTCGAGCTGGTGGGGCCCATGCAGGCGTCCCAGGCCATAGGGTACCTCATGGGGCTGATGGCCGTGCCCATGACCGCGGGCACGCCCATTGCAG GATACCTCAATGATTATTTTGGGAATTACGACGCGGCCTTTTACTTTGCCGGCGTGCCGCCCATCATCGGCGGCCTGGTGCTCTCCGTGGTGCCGCTGGTCCACCAGAGGATGCTGAAGAAGCAGCGCCTGGATTCGGGCAAAGACAAGATGCTGGTGTCGGAGGCGGTGGTGAAcggggagctgctgccgggcTGCCCAGCCTCCGAAGCACACATGTAA